A window of Scylla paramamosain isolate STU-SP2022 chromosome 36, ASM3559412v1, whole genome shotgun sequence genomic DNA:
ACGCTAAGATTAGTACTGTCGTtatagttatagtaatagtagtaatcaTAACAAGCCACATAACTTGCTGCCATTCTTGACTGCTCATTGTGGTGTAACAACTATGTGCataatagaagtaatagtacATGCTAGTCGCAAGAATGGTGATGTATTGTGAATGATATACATAAACATATAATGGACATACTGTGATATATAACtagattttatatttttcctcttcctcctcctcctcttcctaccactactataataccaccaccaccaccactactactactacactttctcctctactcccttctgctactggtggtggtggtggtgctcctcctcctacttattGTCCTACCtcccacttccctctctctctcccctgtcactcctccaCTAAAAGCATCACCCAGCCGTCCCTCTTGGCCCATCACTACCTCTCTAATCCTTCCACACAACGACCGCCgctcccaccctcctccctcaccctcccctcctgaCCTTAATGACCTGAGCTGACCCCCTCCCACTTGTTTCCGCAGTACGAACTGGCGGCGGCGCTGCTGGCCAGATCACGTGACGTCGCCCCCAAGAGACTGAGTCAAGTCCTACAGCCGCACTTCCACCGGGTGAGGAATGCGGCCGTATGTTAAGACaaatatagtatacattttTAGGTCCTGTAATCAGTTTCTTATATTCTCATGTCAGGTTAGCATacgttcggttaggttaggtaaggacaACTTCGGAAAATACTACACAAAATTATCTTATGAGTGGTCTGAATGTGTCTTTTGCGAACCCTGTATGTCATTATTATCGTCAAATTAGCAGGAGTACTTTGCTGCATACCAACCACCGCTCTAAGCATAGCGTCTTCACAATAAGGGCCTGCAAGAAACCACCAGAATGCATTACTATAGCCGTCTATCATATCTATTATTTTGTGTAGTGTTTTAAAATCTTTCTGTCGGCACTAACATGATTCGTGAGCCTATGCCAGACTTCCTTTTTTAACATATcggaggatctctctctctctctctctctctctctctctctctctctctctctctctctctctctctctctctctctctctctctctcatctagatATGGACCTGttacttcttatcttttccaGGTCACAGATTTACAGaaggaatgacacacacacacacacacacacacacacacacacacacacacacacacacacacacacacacacacacacacacaccacgcaaaTACTATACTCCAGCCAGGAAGATTATCTacacatgtgagagagagagagagagagagagagagagagagagagagagagagagagagagagagagagagagagagagagagaaagagagagattttcatggTATATtttccaataataataataataataataataataataataataataataataataataacaataataatttctatTCCAGGGTTCCTTCGGTAGAGTACAGGTGTGATGATTCTGCCTTCACCTGGCCCGCCCACGCCCGCATCTTATCCTTTAATTAGTCCCCAGCCTGCCCTCCAGCACCTgcccctcatctcctctcactTGTCCTTATCTGGGTGCACCACTCGCCTTCTTAATTTcaaactttatttttgtatatctaCGTATTTATATTTCGAGGCTGGATACTTACCATTTTCTTTCTAACTCATATGGAGTAACTCAAATATTATGGACTTGGTCAACTAAACGAAGATTCCTTGGGCTGATGGAATCTTCGGAATGCTAAGTTGCCTCACTGCGTGTTTGTTCGCCTGTGCGATGATATGGACATGCAgtgaggagctcaaaacacgATAACAAGTCCATAACACGTTGAGCGAGGTGAGATTAGATAGAGGGGCTGATCCCACTAATTATGCATTTTATattcttcatattattttttatcatcaccaatcATTTAGTCTATTTGCCACCACTTCGTATGCCACCGTTTACTCTTGTACTCCCAtgtcctcccttcactcctcatcCATACCCTTTCCTTAAATTACCATCAACCATAACTTACTATATTCCCAAAGTTTAATTAACTACTACCTGCCCGACTATGTACTGTACTTCATATTACCACCTCCTCATACAATTATGGttggaaagtaggaaagaaagtaaCTAGGAAAAAGAACTGAGAGGAAGTCATAAGACTAAAACTACCTGGAACACATAAGGCTGGAgaacacaggaaggaaaagatatgaCTCTTTCTCcgcgttactttttttttccttccttcctttctcccttcctcacactCATAGCATTCATACATCCTCCGTTAAAACTATACTGCCACACGCACGCACCTTGTATGTACCGTATCATAACCCCAAAATCTATCCCTTCTATACCCTTTCCTCAAGATCAtggtgccacacacacacacacacacacacacacacactctctctctctctctctaccccagCAGCGCCTACTTCCaaccttcaccatcatcacaactcTAACATCTATAACTTTTCTCCCTGATATCATCCACCTATACCAACTTCCCCGTAAAGGAGATAAGATTAGCAAGATTTAAGAGGTCCATAATGCCACCACTACGTCAAGGCCACACCAGGAAGACAAACCAATAGACCTTCCTTCACTAAAGACCTTCAGCGTTGTCTGCGAGTTTTATTACCCCCCGACCCCCTTCATTCCATAACTTGGTGTTGCTGCCCCACGTGTCAGGGAAGGTGGCAACCCCGGCCTGTGTGTCGTATTGCATCTGTGGTGGCTGGTGTATTCCGTATATATCCTTTATATTATTATGTATGGTTGTAGCATTTGGAAATACACACAAGGAGGATTTTACTTCCACGCTGCTTTCTCTTACATCCTTTCTTCGTGATGCTGTGATGCTGTGAAGGTGCCACTGTGAGCTGCGATTAAGTTCCCCCCCTGGACTTTTTTCCCTACGTGACATTTTTCCCGTTGTAGATTTCCACCacggacagtgtgtgtgtgtgtgtgtgtgtgtgtgtgtgtgtgtgtgtgtgtgtgtgtgtgtgtgtgtgtgtgtgtgtgtgtcgaaaatAAGTGTTTAACAGTACAAATCCAGGTGACGACTTGATAGATGATGATGGGCAGATTAATATTAGTTATTACGGAAACATGTACTAAATAAAAGTCATAGGGTTAATAGACTGGTATTTAGACGCAGCAGCAGTGGAGCCACATGCCGCCACTGGATACAATTATAAACAGTAGACATATGTGACTTGCATAAAGGCAGATGACATAAAAGATATAGATTACGTAAATAGATGTACAAGATAACAAACAAATTAcgtaaatagatacataaaaaatatagttttataAGATGACAAACAAATAGAACCCAATGAACTCCACAAGCCTAAAGCTACTCACTTGTGCAATATACATTCGTATGTCATCAGCACTGATGTAAGAAATAAGCATCGCACTTGGGATtattttctgaaacacttaCCCAACGCATctagttctagtgacagtttaacaagattcttacattattaacaggggaaacacccttgagaatatGGTTAATCATCGCTGTGGTCTTAGAAAATACGTAGttgtggtgagacagcaaagcgtttcaaaatgtGAGTCATAACAAGGATGATGATTATTCGCAGTTTACCCAAATGTTACCAAGGTAGTACGTAAGTGAATGAGTAACATGAGCGGGTGAGGTAACGAATACACATAGTACTCATAAGAATATCTTTACTTTCTTACTCGTCAAAATAGTACGATATTAAACACGCATACTTTGAAATTACTCACAAAGAAGACATGCATATTGTATAACAGCCAAACCTAATATAATCAtacctagcctaacctatctatcaggcagacagacagacaaacaaaaaaagacatgggTGCATGCATATTGTATAGacaccaaacctaatctaatcttatCTGACCTCATCCATCTAccaaacagatacagacagacaaacagagacacatacacacaatgcaAAGgcacctatcctatcctaacctaacatatatacatgcatatatacacaaatacataaatttACAACACATGCCTACAAATAAGCAGACTGACTGGCAGACAGACATACCGGGAATCTTAGCAACCTCTGGAGGCGTGTGACCTGACATAGGATGAGGTGCGGGCCATCCCTGGGGTACTGGTCGTCAGGTCACCCCCGAGGGCCCGAGTTGTTCTATGGGTCAGGAGAGGTCACACTTACATGGTGACTTGCCTTGTGGGTGGACGTGCTCCGCTCTCGGCTTTGTCCGTACTGGTGTGGTCGTGGTGTCTCTAGTGCTGTGGAGTCGTGCAAGTGTCCTTTTGTATGTCATAAGAGTTGTCATTCGGTTTTATTCATTGCGttcatttccatatagagaAAGGGAACTGagcgaacaagagagagagagagaggggaaagacaaCGGAGTGATTGGACGAGATGGCAGAGCGATTCAAGTGCAATACACCGAAAGTAAAACTAGAGAGCAAATATGTCATAAGAGGTATGTGTGTTTATAGTAtacatgtacgtgtgtgtgtgtgtgatggcatCTCAAGAGTACATACTCATTAATCTTTCTCACAAATGACTACTCTACGATGAGGCAACAACGGGACTAACTTCTGCTGCAGGTATGACGCTTCAGATGCCACGTGTGTCCTTCCTTTCTGGCAATGGTGCAATAAAGATTCCCGACTGTCACTAGGAAGGAACTGCAACAAACCACGCGATTTGTAACGTAAACACTATAAGATTTCGCAACGGCacgacattattattattattattattattattattattattattattattgttgttatttttattactattagtattagtattagtattagtatcattaccattttttttgttattgttattgttttttttattattagcattGTTATATTTATGAAAAGTTTTCCTAGTGTTGCTTTCATTGTTGTCATGatactaagttttttttttctttttcctgtattttctgGATAGGGAAAGTTGGCACACCATAATAACTCATTGATAATTTTAGTTGTTGCACATGACCAGCCATCTTTTTACCACGTCACGTCCTTTCAAATATAGCACAGTACCTAATCTAAGTGGGGCGTTTTAAACGAGGCGGTGGTCGGGTTGCCATTGGCCTCGAGTGAGCCGATGACGTAACAGCTGATGGCAGAGTGACGTCACGGCCCAGCTGTTCCTCAAAAACAATCCTTTGTGGCTCGGGAGAGGTGTTGCCTGACCCTAATTTACTGCTTTATCTGATACACGGCTGAGGTGAGTCCACGCACATGAGTAACCAAGTGAACAAAGCACCAGTTGAGTGTGTTAAGTCCACcagtacctaaaaaaaacatgaattatgaGGCACTGTGCAAGTACGCTCCGTGTTGACAGTGGACATCTTGAGCATTTATTTATCAAGCCTCCGAAGATTACGTGATACGCGCAGAAGTGCAGCACTAACTTGTGTTGGGCCGTCGTGAGAAGGTGAAGGGAGTGTGTCAAGATTGCCCAGCGAGGAGTTAATCTGACGACGTAGTTTGTGAGGCGCAGCTAACGATAGACATTCAAGGGCGATCGTTTGTGTGCCCATGTGCTTCCTTTTGTCTCAGCACTGCGTCCCTCAGGTGCTGCTTTGTCCTCACCACCGTCACGATCATCCCGCGTTGTCTGTAGAAGTGATGGCATGTCCTCCTACGGACTTGGTGTGTACTGGAGTGATGTGTGTAGTATTGTGTGGTTAATAAGGTTATATGGTGTATTTACATGGGTATAGAAGTAACCTGTCACCGATTGTGTTGTGTCCTGGACTGTGAGTATTGATTTAGCTTGTTGTATAAGGTTTGACTCTTATTGATGAGATGGTGAGGTATATTTACATTGTTTGTACAGGCTTGGGGACACTGAATTAGCAATGTAGTATTTACAGGAATTaggataatgttttttttttttttttttttaatgagatgGCCAGGTATACAGGATACTGATAATTTAGTTAGCATAAATGCAGCATTACTAGGATGCTGTGGGGTTGTGTAATTGATGTAGTATTATCAGGAGTCATATGAAGATCAGTCATCCAAGCTATATATATTTGGGGAGGGGGCTGTGATTAGTTTGGTTAGATCAACTCAATTACCAAGTTTAGCCTAACATATGATTCAGCTTAGCTTTATCCATCCCATAAATTTCTAGGTTGGCTGAGAAAAATAGATGTGTTTGACATGACAGTGGGAAAAAGTGCAAATGTTTTGGTATATTTCTTATCTGGTAACTATTATCCTTCTTACTTGTTTAACTCAGGTTGCAAGCTGACAAAATATAAGAAGCATTTTTCAGGGAATGCACAACTTGAATGCAGAATCATACCTCCAGTATCTTGGCCCCCATATATGGTGCATTAGATgaagttattattttcttactttattctgTCAACTATGTGGTGATGTACTAGAGTATTAGGCATAGTTGTAACTAATGATAATGCTTGTCCCCAGGTAATGTGGTGATGCAATCCGGTGGGCTGGATGGGCGAATTCCAGTCTTTGTCTTCCCTCAGTCATTAACGTTTTATGTGGACGACAGTAACACTCACAGGCAGATTCTGACACTCTACAACCCATATGACTTTCACATTTCCTACAATGGTAGGTCTCTAGATGGTTTACCCATTAAGCAGTTTCATGTATATCAGGTTGAATGAGGATTATATGATACACCTTGGTTCATATTCAATTGATTATTCATTAATTAGCAATCCATATCATATTTGTAAATGGCTGATTGATTACCTTTTAATTAATTGGACATATTGGATATTTTAGTGATTGAAACTTATTAGCAAAttagtattgttattttatAATAAGATGAATATAGTATGATAAAATAATTTACATAGGTAAACTTCATTTGACTACCAGATGAGTGAAATGTAATTGAAAGTAAAGTAATAAATGTAAATATCATGAATAAGGAGAACTCTAAGAGGTTGTATAAGTTTATAAATGAGGATTGAAAATATTTAAGGGAAATAGGGGCTGCCTTGTGTCaactcatgtattttttttattttcgtttgtttattattttttatcccttATGATAGTTTGTGTGTCTTTGCAGTATTGTGTAACAATCCAGTGTGCTATGATGTGGAGTCCAGCAGTGGTGTGTTGTATGCAAAATGCTCAGTGGGCATCATCGTGAAAAGATCAAATCTCTCACTTAATGAAGCTCGGGAGAGGGATTGTCTGCGCATCGTCATCTATGAGGAGGGAACTAAACATGTACGACTTTGTTGTAACTTTTTATGAATGCTCTTGTACAAGatattagcctttttttttattttttttattttttttatttttatttatttatttatttttttttttttttgttgcagtaAGAAGCCTTTGTCTGTGATCCTTAATCTGTTTGACAACCAGATGCTTCCTTTGTTCACCACAGGTGTGGAAAGATATCTAGAAAGTTATCATCAAAGACTCATAATGTCCTTAAAGCTCTACCAATGGCATGAAGTAAAGGTTGTGTCCTCTCTGCAGATCATAGGGAAGAAGGACATCTTTGCCACCCTACAAGCTGGCTCCCCAAGTCCTGAAAGTGGGAGCGATATTGGCAAGTTTGAATCCGTCCGGGGAAGGGTGCGGTCCGGTTCAGGGGATCCCCAGGAATCCCAGTCCAGCAACAGACTTGAGCAGCAGCCATTCATACCTACCCATGCACACCCTGGGCCAAGCCTCCTCCTGGTTAGTGGTGCAGTGGTGTGCCTGGCAGGACTCCTTATGCCTACGCTAGGGGAAGATGAGCCCACGATGGTGCCTCCTTACCTGCACCTCAGCTCCAACATCAAAATTGTCCTTGCTTATACCCTTGGTAAGTCTTTTtttactcattctctctctctctctctctctctctctctctctctctctctctctctctctctctctctctctctctctgtctcagatAAGAATCATCTTTGTGTCAGAAAAATCCATCTTAGTGCTAACTTCACTTCCCAacccaagatttttttttatttttttattatgtagaagggacactggccaagggcaacaaaaatccagtaaaaaaatgcccactgaaatgccagtcccataaaagggtccaaagcagtagtcaaaaattgaaggataagtgtcttgaaacctccctcttgaaggaattcaagtcataggaaggtggaaatacagaagcgggcagggagttccagagtttatcagagaaagggataagtgattgagaatactggttaactcttgcattagagaggtggacagaataggggtgagagaaagaagaaagtcttgtgcagcgaggctgcgggaggaggggaggcatgaagttagcaagctcagaagagcagttagcatgaacatagtggtagaagacagctagagatgcaatgttgtggcgatgagagagaggctgaagacagtcagttagaggagaggagttgatgagatgaaaagcttttgattccatcgtGTCTAGAAGAGAAGATTACATGGTGACAGTTCCTTAGACCTCTAAAGAAGCATTACTGATGGGTGTACTCTATTATGGAGATAAAATAAGCtgatgtatgtatttttaatacttctcttttccctttcgcAGGACTGCTGACCTATGCTATCCTGAAACCCATTTAACATTTGGCTCGACGGGGAAGTACAAGTGTGTTAGTGGCATCAAACCCACCGCCTTcaagatacaaagaaaacaagaaacattacAGAATGTTTCAGTGAATAATTTTAGCTGATGcaatttcctctctctataGAGACTAACATTCTATTTTCTACGCATTATAAAATCTCTTTGTCATAAGATATTAGCTTTGTAgcattttttacatatatttaatgTAAGATGTATTAATTGGGAGAATTTTATATTACTATTTAGTGCTACAAAAGGGGTACATACTGCAGTGGGTTGTTTGGTATTGTGTCTCCTCATGTATGCTCTGTGTGCATGTTGTGTGCGCATGTGTATGCACACCAGATGGaggcctttttatttttttttttttttttttttttttttttttttttttcctcactgctTTCATTGgccatgtaatgtaatgtacTGTAACATTGGCTATGTGTAGTTTTGAACTTCAATCCTGTAATGATGTGTTCTGGAAGAGATGAATGTGCTGCCTGTCATCTTGGTCTATACAATAACAAGGATGTCTCACCATATAGTATTCATGACTTCACCAGCTGATAGGATACTCCAAGAGAGTGTGTTGAGGACCTCATGCCTTGCAGGGTCTTCCAGGAGTATGCTTATGACTTCATCACTAGGTAGGGTCTTCCAGGAGTGTGTGTTCAGGACTTCATATACCTGGCAGGGTCTTCCAGGACAGTCTGTAGGACTACACCTGGCGGAATCTTTCAGGGGAGTTAGGAAAGATCTTGCCATAATGTATAAACTGCTACAACGAGAAGGCAGACTCAGTTCAGGATGAGCCTCCACCTGCAGGGCCTCCACACCCCAAGCTGGGACAGCCTGAGGATGTGTGAGGGGCTTGGGGGCTCCTGCAGCGTGCTCAAGTCTGTATGCAAATTGCAGCTGTGACGATATGCAACCAATATGTATTATGCaatagtggtagatgtttaCAAATTGTAgctccaccatcatcaccctcaCTTGACAGATCATGAATATCACTGAATTGTAACATAagatttatatacatatataaatacatatatataaatttaattttatcttttgtatGGCTTGTGATGGAGTAATACCATGTAAGTATGGTGTCTTGAAATCTTTTATGTagctatattttattttataccaAGCAACTCATCATGAAGTATTAAATGTATACTTTAATCATTCATTTTGTATATccctgtatatttatttttggtggaatcaaaattttgaggaaaaaaaaaaacaggaacagcAAATCGCAGCAGACCTGTTATCCTTAACTAGTCTGTTCATGATAAACTACAGTATCTAGAGTAAGAAATTATGGATGGTAAAGGGGAAGGCTGGAGGTATTCTGTTTAATAGTAGGGTTGTTACTGAAGTTgaactgtatttatttattttctttttttttttgaggtactATTTATGTTTCATCGTTAATAtcaaataaactttttttttcataatatgaAAATAGTAAATTTAAGTATAGATTGAGAGCGTGCGAGCGTGTGGGTGTGGATGCGCGTGAGGATGTTTCTAGGGTGGGTCTCTTCCAGGTGATGACGCTCAAAGGAAAGGTGTGTAGTACCCAAGAAAATCATATACATTAATTAAAGAATGATCAATGCAACTAGAAATTACTAAGTTAAATAGTTTGTTAATGGTGTAAATGCTAGGATAATGCATAACTGAGCAGTATGGATTTAAGTAAGAAAATGGAACATGCATATTATTAGAACGTACTAGTTTTAATCATATAAGCGTAGATTAGCGAAAATGCAAACATATTCAAATAAAATACTTCCATTTATACATTttagaaccaaaaggcaaatgAAAATTACAATATTCATAGTGTACGGGAATGTTGTCTGCAGCATTTTAGTAGACTTTAGTTTGGTGGTGTAGAATTTTGCTCCCAatttaatgtatttttaatGTGGCATGAGCCTGTTACATCGATTCCTCTGAATATTGCAGCATGGCAGGTGTATATCCATGTTCCTGTGATCGTGTTACCAGGGGACACAGGTGGATTTATTAGTATGACAGGTGAATTCCCGATATTAGCTCCTCGCAATATCCTTTTAAATCCTCAGAATCAGTCCTGGAAGATGAATTTTAGGAGtaagaatgaatggaagagtTCAGCAAGGGACAGATATTCATAGAGACTATCTTAATTTAAAACCTGCGAGTGACATAGACTATTGATtggttcccgttttcttccagGGCTGGGCGAGGGGCGGGGCGCGGCACTCACCTCGCCACCTCCCACCCCGCCCTGCTCACCATCCAGATCTAAACCctattttcccctctctctcaaaCTCACTCACACTTTCACCAGCACCAAGCCACTCAGAATATCCATGGATATAAGCGAAGCCACGAAAGCACACGGAGGTTGTTGGTTTTGAGAGTTTAACGGCCCCAGACAGAGTAATAAAGACGAAGAGTTTTGAGACGGACGAAGGGCGGTGGAGGGCGGGAGGGCGGCGGCCACGGGGGCAGACGCGTCCTCGTACCATAACAAACATGGCGATCCTCCACAGGGAAAGTTGACCGCAAATATGACCCAGTTCGGCGGCATTACTTCCTGTAGGCACCTTAAATCCTGAGAGACAGGTGCCAGGGTGATAGTGGAGTCCAGCAAACGCGAGAAAACAGGCGGAGATGAAGTCGCCGGCGGGAGGGCAAATTCATCTCCTCTGACGGACTTCCTGTGCGAGTGAGCGACCCAGGACTCATTTTTACTGAGCCACGGTGCTAAGTGGTGAAAATATTACCCGGGAGTGCTTTGGATACGGTGCCGTTGTTTAGCCAGTGGACTATAACCTGTTGAAATGACGAGGAAGGGTGAGtctatcttcttctttccctagaTATATGATTTGCTGGGACTACTcgttttcctactactacttgtgggtcttttccttctttatttaaatCAGTGAAGGCGTGGGAAGACGCGTGGCCCGGTATTCGCGAGGCGTTGGTAATGATGTGCATTTTGAGGGGTAGGAAATGTGGCTCTTTAAGGCAGTGAGGGGTGAGCAGGTATTGATCCGTGGGTGGCAGTGGAGGGGACAAAAGGCCGCTTGTACACATGGCATCCGCTGGCTCCTCTCGTGGATTCCGGGGGCAGGGCTCTCTCTGGCCTCCCTCTGCGCCCTCTCCGTGTGCTTTATGGCATTTTAAGAGGATTTCCTAGTTGACATATATGGAACCAGTGGCTGATTTCACTCTTAGACAGTATAAACATAGTCTTGGCTGATGGCTGTGTCTTGGTGATGtgctttttcttgtgttttgtctctttttttttctcgctctttTTGTTTATATGGTCTGTAATAAAGTTGTTGAATTGAATTGAAATACGCAAACTTTGTTACTGAAATGGATAGTGAATTATTTTTCATGACTTGGACTGAGTGGATGAAACTTGTATGAGGTGAAttaacaattattttgagtatAAGTGCATTGCAAATTTTATTTAGAATCATGTGCAGTGTTGAGAGTGTTTGATGTAggccattattttgttttatacatCCCAAGTAGTGTGGCTAGTCACCATTGTGATTTAAGCTTAAGTATTGAGAATATCCATACCATAGAGATGTGCCCAGTGTAGTTACCCAGTGAAAGTGATCCATACCATGTAAGATTACATATAAGTGTGAAAACTGCAGATAATAGATGATAATTTTCATTAGAGCCAAAATTTATTTAAAACAAAGTATATAATCAAATTTTCTCCTTAAATTTATATATCAGTGTACCAAAATATTCAATCATGCAtatctgaaataaaaaaaaaatgaattaaaattaGAAGTCAAGAAAGGTTATAGTGCTACAGGATGTGAGTCAGGATATGTTACCCATTACAAAGGATTGTACCATACAGTTGTAGTAAGTCCTCAGTACTGTGTTTCCTAAATGTCATTTCTTGAAAATTATCACCAGAGATATCCCTGTTAGAATGTGTTCATAAATAACAAAGGATGCATTTTTGAGGGGTAAAatttggatgattttttttagaaaatGAGATTTAGATTAACATGATGAAATGATTTGACTAAGGGCTTGCTGTAACTGCTCAACTAGTGAGACTTTAACAGTGGTGGTCTGTGGTGGTGCACAGGTGAAAGCGGCAGGTGATGGTGGGCGTGGGACCACGGGACCCTGTGTGGGCCCTTGGGGGGGCCTACACCCCGCCTAAAACCCCCGCCGGCCACAGCTTCCTAGATGTGTTAGGAGAAGAGGCTGGGGGCAGGCCACTAGATGGGGCCACCCTCACTGTAGCCCTGGATGTGGTGCAAGCCTGGGCTGTACTCATCACTGTGGGATTCACATTggtgctctt
This region includes:
- the LOC135090905 gene encoding motile sperm domain-containing protein 1-like isoform X4; the protein is MQSGGLDGRIPVFVFPQSLTFYVDDSNTHRQILTLYNPYDFHISYNVLCNNPVCYDVESSSGVLYAKCSVGIIVKRSNLSLNEARERDCLRIVIYEEGTKHIIGKKDIFATLQAGSPSPESGSDIGKFESVRGRVRSGSGDPQESQSSNRLEQQPFIPTHAHPGPSLLLVSGAVVCLAGLLMPTLGEDEPTMVPPYLHLSSNIKIVLAYTLGLLTYAILKPI
- the LOC135090905 gene encoding motile sperm domain-containing protein 1-like isoform X3, yielding MSSYGLGNVVMQSGGLDGRIPVFVFPQSLTFYVDDSNTHRQILTLYNPYDFHISYNVLCNNPVCYDVESSSGVLYAKCSVGIIVKRSNLSLNEARERDCLRIVIYEEGTKHIIGKKDIFATLQAGSPSPESGSDIGKFESVRGRVRSGSGDPQESQSSNRLEQQPFIPTHAHPGPSLLLVSGAVVCLAGLLMPTLGEDEPTMVPPYLHLSSNIKIVLAYTLGLLTYAILKPI
- the LOC135090905 gene encoding motile sperm domain-containing protein 1-like isoform X2; the protein is MGIEVTCHRLCCVLDCNVVMQSGGLDGRIPVFVFPQSLTFYVDDSNTHRQILTLYNPYDFHISYNVLCNNPVCYDVESSSGVLYAKCSVGIIVKRSNLSLNEARERDCLRIVIYEEGTKHIIGKKDIFATLQAGSPSPESGSDIGKFESVRGRVRSGSGDPQESQSSNRLEQQPFIPTHAHPGPSLLLVSGAVVCLAGLLMPTLGEDEPTMVPPYLHLSSNIKIVLAYTLGLLTYAILKPI
- the LOC135090905 gene encoding motile sperm domain-containing protein 1-like isoform X1 codes for the protein MAERFKCNTPKVKLESKYVIRGNVVMQSGGLDGRIPVFVFPQSLTFYVDDSNTHRQILTLYNPYDFHISYNVLCNNPVCYDVESSSGVLYAKCSVGIIVKRSNLSLNEARERDCLRIVIYEEGTKHIIGKKDIFATLQAGSPSPESGSDIGKFESVRGRVRSGSGDPQESQSSNRLEQQPFIPTHAHPGPSLLLVSGAVVCLAGLLMPTLGEDEPTMVPPYLHLSSNIKIVLAYTLGLLTYAILKPI